From Aquabacter sp. L1I39, the proteins below share one genomic window:
- a CDS encoding metal ABC transporter permease codes for MDLLLQPFAYGYMVNAMWVSALVGAVCAFLSAYLMLKGWSLIGDALSHAIVPGVAGAYMLGLPFSLGAFFSGALAAGAMLFLNARTRLKEDTIIGLIFSSFFGLGLFMVSVSPTSVNIQTIVLGNILAITPEDTLQLALIGFVSLAVLTAKWRDLMVTFFDETHARSIGLNTGLLKGVFFTLLAASTVAALQTVGAFLVIAMVVTPGATAYLLTDRFPRLILLSVAIGALTSFFGAYASFFLDGATGGIIVVLQTLIFLAAFLRAPKHGLLAARRRGAAALAAADAGREVAP; via the coding sequence ATGGACCTGCTGCTCCAGCCCTTCGCCTATGGCTACATGGTCAACGCCATGTGGGTGAGCGCGCTGGTGGGGGCGGTGTGCGCCTTCCTGTCCGCCTATCTCATGCTCAAGGGCTGGTCGCTCATCGGAGATGCGCTCTCCCACGCCATCGTCCCCGGCGTGGCGGGCGCCTATATGCTGGGCTTGCCCTTTTCGCTCGGGGCCTTCTTTTCCGGCGCGCTGGCGGCGGGGGCCATGCTGTTCCTCAATGCCCGGACGCGGCTGAAGGAAGACACCATTATCGGCCTCATCTTCAGCTCCTTCTTCGGGCTGGGCCTGTTCATGGTGTCGGTCTCGCCCACCTCGGTGAACATCCAGACCATCGTGCTGGGCAACATCCTGGCCATCACGCCGGAGGATACGCTGCAACTGGCGCTTATCGGCTTCGTCTCGCTGGCGGTGCTCACCGCCAAGTGGCGGGATTTGATGGTCACCTTCTTCGATGAGACCCATGCCCGCTCCATCGGCCTCAATACCGGGCTGCTGAAGGGTGTCTTCTTCACCCTGCTCGCCGCCTCCACGGTGGCGGCGCTCCAGACGGTGGGCGCCTTCCTGGTGATCGCCATGGTGGTGACACCCGGCGCTACCGCTTATCTGCTCACCGACCGCTTCCCGCGCCTGATCCTGCTCTCGGTGGCCATCGGCGCGCTGACCAGCTTTTTCGGCGCCTATGCCTCCTTCTTCCTGGATGGGGCGACGGGCGGCATCATCGTGGTCTTGCAGACGCTGATTTTCCTGGCCGCCTTCCTGCGGGCGCCGAAGCACGGGCTCCTCGCCGCCCGGCGGCGGGGCGCGGCGGCGCTCGCCGCGGCGGATGCGGGCCGGGAGGTGGCGCCATGA
- a CDS encoding DMT family transporter — MLRISLPHNPFLLGKAYRPLLTSSGIEAARRPVRRDAVPRSEREPGLPVAAPARRWPLPAWMTGPRGSELALVLITMIWGTTFLVVHQVLAVTGPLIFVGLRFGAAALVLGLIALPVLRRVTMRELVAGTLIGVSIFFGYALQAYGMQTITSSQSAFITAMYVPLVPLLQWAVMRKAPRAMAWAGIALAFAGLVLLAGPGATSLGLGRGELFTLAATVAIAAEILLISMFAGQVDTLRVSVVQLAVASLVAFVAMPVVGEAVPAFSWYLVFAAVGLGLASGLIQVTMNWAQKRVSPTKATLIYAGEPVWAGLVGRLAGERLPGLALVGAGLIVLSVIVSELRFRGRQVTDNK; from the coding sequence ATGTTGCGCATCTCGCTCCCACACAATCCTTTCCTGCTGGGAAAGGCCTATCGCCCGCTCCTGACCTCCAGCGGCATCGAGGCGGCGCGCCGTCCGGTGCGCCGGGATGCGGTACCGCGATCGGAGCGGGAGCCCGGCCTTCCCGTGGCGGCGCCCGCCCGCCGGTGGCCGCTGCCCGCCTGGATGACCGGGCCGCGGGGCAGCGAGCTGGCGCTCGTGCTCATCACCATGATCTGGGGCACGACGTTTCTCGTGGTCCATCAGGTGCTTGCGGTCACCGGACCGCTCATTTTCGTGGGACTGCGCTTTGGCGCGGCGGCCTTGGTTCTGGGGCTCATTGCCCTGCCCGTGCTGCGGCGGGTCACCATGCGGGAGCTGGTGGCCGGAACTCTGATCGGCGTCAGCATCTTCTTCGGATACGCGCTGCAGGCCTATGGCATGCAGACCATTACGTCCAGCCAGTCGGCTTTCATAACGGCCATGTATGTGCCGCTGGTTCCGCTGCTGCAATGGGCCGTCATGCGCAAGGCGCCCCGGGCCATGGCCTGGGCGGGCATCGCGCTGGCCTTTGCGGGTCTGGTGCTGCTGGCCGGGCCGGGTGCGACTTCGCTCGGGCTGGGGCGCGGCGAGCTGTTCACGCTGGCCGCGACCGTCGCCATCGCCGCAGAAATCCTTTTGATTTCAATGTTTGCGGGGCAGGTGGACACGCTTCGGGTGTCGGTGGTCCAACTGGCGGTGGCCTCGCTGGTGGCCTTTGTGGCCATGCCGGTGGTGGGGGAAGCCGTGCCGGCCTTCTCCTGGTACCTGGTGTTCGCGGCCGTGGGTCTGGGGCTGGCGAGCGGGCTCATCCAGGTCACCATGAACTGGGCGCAGAAGCGGGTATCACCCACGAAGGCGACCCTCATTTATGCCGGCGAGCCGGTCTGGGCGGGGCTGGTGGGACGTCTCGCCGGAGAGCGGCTGCCGGGCCTCGCCTTGGTGGGCGCGGGGCTGATCGTACTGTCCGTGATCGTGTCTGAACTCCGCTTCAGGGGCAGGCAAGTCACTGACAACAAATGA
- a CDS encoding metal ABC transporter substrate-binding protein: MAAGALTLASGALGLPASAEKSRKFKVITTFTIIADMARNVAGEAAEVESLTKPGAEIHNYQPTPGDLIKAQDAQLIIWNGLNLELWFQKFFRNLKGVPEAVASAGVPPIAISQGPYSGKPNPHAWMSPNAALTYVDNIRDALARHDQVNAQVYISNAEAYKAQIKASIDPIKAEFARIPPEQRWLVTSEGAFSYLARDFGLRELYLWPINADQQGTPQQVRRVIDMVRKYHIPAVFSESTVSPDPAKQVARETGAKYGGVLYVDSLSDASGPVPTYIDLMKVTSQTIVTGLMP, encoded by the coding sequence ATGGCCGCCGGGGCGCTCACGCTCGCGAGTGGTGCGCTGGGCCTGCCTGCCAGCGCCGAAAAATCACGCAAATTCAAGGTGATAACCACCTTCACCATCATCGCCGACATGGCCCGCAACGTGGCCGGGGAGGCGGCGGAGGTGGAGTCGCTGACGAAGCCGGGGGCCGAGATCCACAATTACCAGCCCACCCCCGGCGACCTCATCAAGGCCCAGGATGCCCAGCTGATCATCTGGAACGGGTTGAACCTGGAGCTCTGGTTCCAGAAATTCTTCCGCAATCTCAAGGGCGTACCGGAGGCTGTGGCGAGCGCGGGGGTGCCGCCCATCGCCATCTCCCAGGGCCCCTATTCGGGCAAGCCCAACCCCCATGCCTGGATGTCGCCCAATGCGGCCTTGACTTATGTGGATAATATTCGCGACGCGCTGGCGCGGCACGATCAAGTAAACGCGCAAGTCTATATTTCCAACGCCGAGGCGTACAAGGCCCAGATCAAGGCTTCCATCGACCCGATCAAGGCGGAATTTGCGCGAATTCCGCCGGAACAAAGGTGGCTCGTCACCTCGGAAGGGGCCTTCTCGTACCTGGCGCGGGATTTCGGCCTGAGGGAGCTCTATCTCTGGCCCATCAATGCGGACCAGCAGGGCACCCCCCAGCAGGTGCGGCGGGTCATCGATATGGTGCGCAAATACCATATCCCGGCCGTCTTCTCCGAGAGCACGGTCTCGCCCGATCCGGCCAAGCAGGTGGCGCGGGAGACGGGGGCGAAATATGGTGGGGTGCTCTATGTGGACTCCCTGTCGGACGCCTCCGGCCCGGTGCCCACCTATATCGACCTCATGAAGGTGACGTCGCAGACCATTGTCACCGGGCTCATGCCATGA
- a CDS encoding manganese/iron ABC transporter ATP-binding protein, translated as MSPAENAPPDVGIAVRHLTVTYRNGHTALRDATFEIPTGTIAALVGVNGSGKSTLFKAIMGFVRAARGEIAILGGTVGAALKSNKVAYVPQSEEVDWTFPVLVEDVVMMGRYGHMGFLRRPRPADHAAVDGALERVGMAAFRHRQIGELSGGQKKRVFLARALAQEARVILLDEPFTGVDVKTEDAIIALLRALKAEGRVMLVSTHNLGSVPEFCDRTILIKGTVLAYGPTAEVFIEANLARTFGGTLRHFVLGDAGGRLRVLSGDERPLVVGLPEADRDAGAA; from the coding sequence ATGAGCCCGGCGGAGAACGCGCCGCCGGACGTCGGCATCGCGGTGCGCCACCTCACCGTCACCTATCGCAACGGCCACACCGCGCTCCGGGATGCCACGTTCGAGATCCCCACGGGCACCATCGCGGCCTTGGTGGGGGTGAACGGCTCGGGCAAGTCCACCTTGTTCAAGGCCATCATGGGCTTCGTGCGGGCGGCGCGGGGGGAGATTGCCATCCTCGGCGGCACCGTCGGGGCGGCGCTGAAATCCAACAAGGTGGCCTATGTGCCCCAGAGCGAGGAGGTGGACTGGACCTTCCCCGTTCTGGTTGAGGACGTGGTCATGATGGGCCGCTACGGCCATATGGGCTTCCTGCGCCGCCCCCGCCCCGCCGATCACGCGGCGGTGGACGGGGCGCTGGAGCGGGTGGGCATGGCGGCTTTCCGCCACCGGCAGATCGGCGAACTCTCGGGCGGGCAGAAGAAGCGGGTGTTCCTCGCCCGGGCGCTGGCGCAGGAGGCGCGGGTCATCCTGCTGGACGAACCCTTCACCGGCGTCGATGTGAAGACCGAGGACGCCATCATCGCCTTGTTGCGGGCGCTGAAGGCGGAGGGCCGGGTGATGCTGGTCTCCACCCATAATCTGGGCTCGGTGCCGGAATTCTGCGACCGCACCATTCTCATCAAGGGCACCGTGCTGGCCTATGGGCCGACCGCCGAGGTCTTCATCGAGGCGAACCTCGCCCGCACCTTCGGCGGCACGCTGCGTCATTTCGTGCTGGGCGATGCCGGTGGGCGGCTGCGCGTGCTCTCGGGCGACGAGCGGCCCCTCGTGGTGGGCCTGCCGGAAGCCGACCGGGACGCGGGGGCGGCCTGA
- a CDS encoding metal ABC transporter permease encodes MSLFAVLAQPLQFEFMRLALIIAVLVAVPTALLSSILVLKGWSLMGDAVSHAILPGVVLAYMAGLPLALGAFVAGLSCALLAGYLKANSRVKQDTVLGVVFSGMFGLGLVLYTSIASDVHLDHILFGDMLGVGWDDIAESAVIALVVGGLLVLKWRDLLLFAFDPAQARVVGLPVNLLHYGLLCGLSLAVVGALKAVGIILAIALLIAPGAIAFLLTRSFGAMLGVAVVVAVSAALAGVYLSFFLDSAPAPTIVLILSAMFVAAFVRATTSARRVEEGA; translated from the coding sequence ATGAGCCTCTTCGCCGTGCTGGCCCAGCCGCTCCAGTTCGAGTTCATGCGCCTTGCCCTCATCATCGCGGTGCTGGTGGCGGTGCCCACAGCGCTCCTGTCGTCCATCCTGGTGCTGAAGGGCTGGTCGCTGATGGGCGATGCCGTCTCCCACGCCATCCTGCCCGGCGTGGTGCTGGCCTATATGGCCGGCCTGCCGCTGGCCTTGGGGGCGTTCGTGGCGGGCCTGTCCTGCGCGCTCCTTGCGGGCTATCTGAAGGCCAACAGCCGGGTGAAGCAGGACACGGTGCTGGGCGTGGTGTTTTCCGGCATGTTCGGCCTCGGCCTCGTGCTCTACACCTCCATCGCCTCCGACGTGCACCTGGACCACATCTTGTTCGGCGACATGCTGGGGGTCGGCTGGGACGACATTGCCGAGAGCGCCGTCATCGCCTTGGTGGTGGGCGGCCTCCTGGTGCTGAAATGGCGGGATTTGCTGCTGTTCGCCTTCGACCCCGCCCAGGCGCGGGTGGTGGGCCTGCCGGTGAACCTGTTGCATTACGGGCTGTTGTGCGGCCTGTCCCTGGCGGTGGTGGGGGCGCTGAAGGCGGTGGGCATTATCCTGGCCATCGCGCTCCTGATCGCGCCCGGCGCCATCGCCTTCCTGCTGACGCGCAGCTTCGGCGCCATGCTGGGGGTGGCGGTGGTGGTTGCGGTCTCCGCCGCGCTCGCCGGGGTCTATCTGTCCTTCTTCCTGGACAGCGCGCCCGCGCCCACCATCGTGCTCATCCTGAGCGCCATGTTCGTGGCCGCCTTCGTGCGGGCCACCACGTCCGCGCGGCGGGTGGAGGAGGGGGCCTGA